From the Nodularia sphaerocarpa UHCC 0038 genome, the window AAATCTTGCCAATATAAGTTACTAAATAAGTGTTTGGGTTTTTCTAAAGAATGGGCGATATTGCATTGGGTAACTTTCAGGCTGCGGGAAATCAGTGAGGCGACTAAATTACCATCGCTGTAGTTACCCACAATTAGATTTGGACAACCTTGAAATTGAGTTAAGAGTTCTTTTTCTGCATCTTGGGCAAATGTTTCTAAATAAGGCCAAATCTCATATTTAGAAATCCAATTGTTGGTAATATCAGGATTAAATTCACCAAAGGGAACGCGTAATATCCAAGCATTTTCTGTATCGTGAATTTTCTCTAACTTTAAATTGCATTCTGTACCTTCGCAGTTAGGAATGAGTCTGGTGAGGATAATTACATGGGGTTGAATACCTATTAAGTCAAGACCAGCGAGTTTGATTTCTGCTTGGAGTTTATTTTCTAAGCTGCGGGCTTGTTCTAGAACATAAATCACTTGACCTAGTGTTTCATCTCTACCTAAAACATCTTGTTGACCAACCCAACCGTGTATGGATACGAGAACGACGCGAAAAATGGCGGGAACACGGGCGACAAATGCTTCTAAAATAGCGGGTTGGGGGTTATCAATCAGTTGTTCTAAAAGTTCTAAGGTTTCGGATATGCGCCCTGCTGTATTACCCCACCCTGGTTCAAAACCAAGTTCTTGGAGGTGAGGGCGAAAATTGGCGTAAGGTTCTTCTGGGGGTTGCTGATTGAGAAATTTTAAGGCTTGCTTTATTTGTTTAACTAGGTGAAGACCGGAGGGAATGCGATCGCTAATTAGCAGAGGTTTTTGATCATAAGTCAGTTGATATAATGCTTGAAATATCACCTCTAGCCAATAATGGGTGTCATTAGACAGTTGATCGCATAAGTAACGATTGAGAAACGCTAGACCTTGACCAATGTTTCTGGGGTCAGTGATTCTGGTGGATTCTTCCGAAAAGGGTTGAAAATCAATTTCGAGGATGTGCGGTTGATAGCGATGAACGAGGCGATCGCTTACATCTAACCACGCTTGGGGTGTCATCGGCTCAAATCCAGAGAAATCGGCTTGTAGTCGCCACACTTGTTGACTACCAATCCTGGGTCGAACCACAAACCAAGTGCCTTCTGCTTCTAAAATCATTTCATGGGTATTATGAATTAGTCTGCCAATAGAAGAAGAATAATAAAAGTAAGTAGGCTTTTGGTATTGGTGACAGAAGTCGGCGAAATTATGTAAAATCTCGTTTCTTAAAAAATAACGTTTATCGGTAGCACTTAATTCCCAGATAAACTGACGCAGAGTGATTTTTTCGTCACTATTTAATACAGTCTCAAATAATTCATGCATGACAAACTTCACAACGCTAGTAGGTTAAGACCTCATTTATCTCTCCTCTTTCCGAGACGCTACGCAAACAGCAACTGTGATCTTAGAGGTACATTTCCCATTTTTATACCTCTATGCTAGATAGTAGGAAAACTTTTTACTTCTGGCTTGGGGATGAAACCCCAGCAATAAAGTCTATACCTTGAGGTTTGAAATATGGTTGCTAACCCGGAAATCTACGTCACCCCTGAAGAATACTTAGACATGGAAGAGCAGAGTGACATCAAACACGAATATATTGATGGTTATATCTACGTAATGGCTGGGGCGCTAGATTCCCACGTTACTATTGCTGGAAACCTGTTTGCGCTTCTACGTAATCATGTACGCGGTTCAGGTTGTCGCACTTACATCGCGGATATGAAAGCCAGAATTGAGTCACTGAATCGGTTCTACTATCCCGATGTCATGGTGACTTGCGACCAACGAGACCAAGAAACGCCAGCTTATAAAAGATTTCCTACTTTAATTGTGGAAGTTTTATCTGACTCCACCGAAGCCTTTGACCGGGGGGATAAATTCGCTGACTATCAACTACTAGAAACTCTAGAAGAGTACGTTTTAATTAACACAAAACGTCAGCGAGTTGAATGTTTCCGCCGTAATCATCAAGGATTGTGGGTTTTGCAATCTTACACAGCCGAAAAAACCTCATTTCGATTAAATAGCATAGACTTCGAGGCGACGATAGCAGAACTTTACGAAGATGTAGTTTTTGAGCGTTGCTGATTTCAAATATGAATTTGTTTCGCGCAAAAGTAGAAAGAAACCTCTGCGTACCTTTGCGCGTACCTCCGCGCCCCTTTGCGTTTCAATCCTTAATCCCTCTCCATTGAGTAACAGGTGACATAGCCCGCCAACCCAAAAACTTACCAATAGGTTCCGCCCTTTGAATAGCAATACGAGTTAAACTACCACCAACCTGCTCATACCATTTAAATAAAATTTGCTCACCTTCTACAGTCACAACATTAGCTACCAACCGCCCACCCGGACGTAGTGCATTCCAACAGATATCAAACAGCCCTGGTGCTGTGACTCCACCGCCGATAAATATTGCATCCGGTGTAGGTAAATCTTGGAGAATTAATGGTGCTTTTCCGCTAATAATTTTCAGGTGGGGAGTTCCCAAAGCTGCGGCGTTGTCAGCTATGTAACCCAGTCTAGAAGAATTCTGTTCAATCGCGATCGCCCCACATCGAGAATGAGTCCGCATCCATTCGATAGAAATTGAACCGCAACCCGCGCCGACATCCCACAGTAATTCTCCAGGAGTGGGAGCTAATTTTGCTAAAGTCACCGCCCTGACTTCACTCTTAGTTAATTGTCCATCATGGTGATAGGCGTTATCTGGCAATCCTGGTAATCTAGGTAAAGGTATCACCCCAGTATCCGCAATACAATTAACTGCGATCGCATTCAACGGTGCAATTTCTGTTTCATGCCAATCTGCGGCTGTACCTTCAATAATTCTCTCATGAATACCGCCCAAATGTTCTAACACAGTAATTTTACTACCACCATAACCGCGATTTGTCAAGATTTCGGCAACAATTGCAGGTGTGTCTTTACCTTCACTCAAAATCAGCAGTTTAGCGTTGGGATAGATATAAGACTGGAGTAGAGAGGCTGGACGACCGCACAAACTCAAAGTTTCTGTTTCCGTGAAAGACCATCCCAATTTGGCACAGGCGAGGCTGAAGGTGGAAGGCGCAGGAATAATCGTCATTTCCTCTAGGGGAATTTGTCGCGTCAGAGTGACACCGACACCGTAACAAAAGGGGTGGCCACTGGCTAAGACACAGATTGATTCACCGCGACGACGGATAATTTCGGCGATGGAGGTGCTAATGGGTGATGTCCAGGCTATTTTTGGGCGTGGGTCATCTGGTGGTAACATGGCTAAATGGCGATCGCCTCCGAAAATCACTTCAGCTTGATCAATCAGAGAACGAGCGATCGCGCTTAAACCCTGTAACCCATCTTCACCAATACCCACAATCGATAGCCATTTCCGTGTCATAGAAGCTGTAATAATTTAACTAGATATTGCGGCTGTTCCTGCGATTAAGAGCAGTTATTCTAATCTATTAATCAGGTTTTAACTCAACACTCCCAAGTTTGATGTTTATAACTTTTACTCGTGTGTTATAATGAGTAAGCATTACAACTGTTGAACAGGTAAAATATAGAAATATATATTTACTTTGGTTAATGAAATTTCACAATTAGGTTGGTATTAATTGAAAATTAAAGCGTTGGATGTCAAAGCAGGCGATCGCATTATTGCCTATTGCAAGAATAAGATGCAAGTTTGCAAAGTGAAACGCATCTTAGAACCTGGTTCGCCCAACATCACACTATCGGTATTTACATCTGAGCATTATCGTGGATGCTTGGTTTCCTGTGTAGTCCGATTCCAGTGTGACACCTTAGTGGATTTAGTACAATAAAATTAATTGCATTTTGCGTAATTAGCCCAAATAAATGTCACCGGGTTACTCACTGGGTTGTAAAGAAAATCGCCAGATAGACCCAGTGCTATGTTTAAGTGAATATTAAAAATATACAGCATCCAGTGAGCTGAATACCTGATCATGTTAAATTAATAGAGCTAAGAGTTGGGAAACTCCGGTGAAATTCCGGGACTGTGCCGCAGCTGTAATGGTAAAGCGAAAGCAGAACATTGACTTTTTCACTTGCCAAGTCAGAATGCCAATCCTAGCAGTGTTTTCAAGACACACTTACTATCTATTGCCTGCGTCGCACAGGGAAGGAGTTAATGTTTTGCTGTCCGGTTTTGCCTTATGTCCTGGCTTGTTTTATGATACACCCGCCCAAGATGGGATATTATCTCGGATCAGAATACCAGGTGGGATTCTGGATAGTAAACAGTGTCTTGCAATCGCAGATATAGCAGAGAATTATGGGGGTGGTTATGTGGATATCACCAATCGCGCCAACCTCCAAATCAGGGAACTGCGTTCGGGAATAAGTAGCGCAGTTCTTAAGCATTTACAAAATATCGGTATCGGTTCTCGCAACTTTGCTGTTGACCACATTCGGAATATTATGACCAGCCCCACTGCTGGTATTGATCCCCAAGAATTAATTGATACCCGTCCCTTTGTGCAAGACTGGGAAAATTATATCGCCGCACATCCTCAGCTATCAGGACTATCAGCAAAATTTAGTGTTTGTTTTGATGGAGGTGGTACAGTTTCGGTGTGCGATCGCCTCAACGATATCATGTTTGCTGCTGTCTTAATTGACGGTAAAGTTTATTTTCGGCTATGTATCAGCATCGGTGTCAAGGGAAAACCACCCGTTGATATGGGAATTGTCTTATTACCAGAGTTATGTTTGCCAGTTTTGGCAGCCTTGGCAGATGTTTATCTTCATTATACTGATCCCGAAAGTCGGCGCAAGCTGCGTTTGCGAGAGTTGTTAAATAACTTGGGTTGTGAAAATTATCTGCAAGAAGTTGAACAACGTCTAGGTTTTAACCTCACCCCTCAGCGACAGTTGAATAAAACCAGTCTCGAAAAAAGTGCAAAATCTAACTATCAATATATCGGCATTCATCCCCAGCGTCAGTCAGGCTTATATTATATTGGCGTAGTTTTACCGTTAGGTAGGCTAGAGAGTCGGCAAATCCGGGGTTTAGCTGATTTAGCCGAAAAATTCGGTAGCGGGACTCTGAGGCTAACTCCTTGGCAAAATTTACTGCTGACTGATATTCCACAGCGATCGCTTACCGATGTCAAAAGTGAAATCGCTGCTTTAAAATTAGATATATCGGCAAGTAATATCAATACAGCATTAGTTGCCTGTTCTGGTAATAAAGGTTGTGCAGCATCTGCCACAGATACGAAAGGTGATGCTTTGGCATTAGCAAAATATCTCGAAACTCATGTTAGTCTGAATCACCCAGTTAGTATTCACTTTAGCGGCTGCGAGAAATCCTGCGCCCAGCATAGTCCTAGTGATATTACCTTGCTCGGTGTCACCCTAGAATCAGACAATGGAACTTTCGGAGCTTATCACATTTATGTTGGTGATAGCTGGCGTGGCGAAGCCATAGGTGACAGCAACCAAAAATTTGGTCGTCAACTCTATCAATATGTCACAGTGGCCGAACTACCTGTATTGTTAGGGCAGATGCTAAAAGTTTATAAAATTCAATGCCAAAATCCTGATGAATCCTTTGGAGAATTTGTTAATAGATATGGAATTGCCCAATTACAGCCGTTATTCTCCCCAGTGAGTTAGGGTTATTTCTGTTAGCTTGCGTGGCATAGCCATTATTATTCACCATTCACCATTCACTATTTTCCCATGTCTGACTACATCCGAGATGCTAACGAAATTTACAGTAAATCCTTTGCAATCATCAGAGCAGAAGCCAACCTAGATGTGCTGCCACCAGATGTAGCAAAAGTGGCTGTACGCCTGATTCATGCCTGTGGAATGACTGATATCGTCAATGACTTGGGATATTCATCAACGGCAGTACAGACTGGACGCGCAGCACTAGCAGCAGGTGCGCCGATTTTGTGTGATTGCCGAATGGTTGCTGAAGGTATTACAAGAAAGAGACTACCGGCAAATAATCAAGTTATTTGCACCCTCTATGATGTGGAAGTACCAGCGCTAGCTAAACGTTTGGGTAATACGAGATCAGCTGCGGCGGTGGAGTTGTGGCGATTGCACTTAGAAGGGGCAGTGGTAGCAGTTGGAAATGCACCGACAGCACTATTTCGGTTATTAGAAATGCTGGAAGAAGGAGTGCTGAAACCAGCGCTAATTTTAGGTTTTCCCGTGGGATTTGTCGGTGCGGAAGAATCAAAAGCAGCATTGGCAGCAAATAGCAAAGGTGTACCATTTTTAACATTACATGGTCGGCGTGGTGGCAGTGCGATCGCCGCCGCCGCAGTTAATGCCCTAGCAACAGAGGAAGAATAATCATGCAAATCAAAGGCCGTCTCTATGGAATTGGCGTAGGGCCAGGTGATCCCGAATTATTGACATTGAAAGCACTGCGACTATTACAGGCTGCCCCTGTGGT encodes:
- the cobG gene encoding precorrin-3B synthase, translated to MPILAVFSRHTYYLLPASHREGVNVLLSGFALCPGLFYDTPAQDGILSRIRIPGGILDSKQCLAIADIAENYGGGYVDITNRANLQIRELRSGISSAVLKHLQNIGIGSRNFAVDHIRNIMTSPTAGIDPQELIDTRPFVQDWENYIAAHPQLSGLSAKFSVCFDGGGTVSVCDRLNDIMFAAVLIDGKVYFRLCISIGVKGKPPVDMGIVLLPELCLPVLAALADVYLHYTDPESRRKLRLRELLNNLGCENYLQEVEQRLGFNLTPQRQLNKTSLEKSAKSNYQYIGIHPQRQSGLYYIGVVLPLGRLESRQIRGLADLAEKFGSGTLRLTPWQNLLLTDIPQRSLTDVKSEIAALKLDISASNINTALVACSGNKGCAASATDTKGDALALAKYLETHVSLNHPVSIHFSGCEKSCAQHSPSDITLLGVTLESDNGTFGAYHIYVGDSWRGEAIGDSNQKFGRQLYQYVTVAELPVLLGQMLKVYKIQCQNPDESFGEFVNRYGIAQLQPLFSPVS
- a CDS encoding sucrose synthase produces the protein MHELFETVLNSDEKITLRQFIWELSATDKRYFLRNEILHNFADFCHQYQKPTYFYYSSSIGRLIHNTHEMILEAEGTWFVVRPRIGSQQVWRLQADFSGFEPMTPQAWLDVSDRLVHRYQPHILEIDFQPFSEESTRITDPRNIGQGLAFLNRYLCDQLSNDTHYWLEVIFQALYQLTYDQKPLLISDRIPSGLHLVKQIKQALKFLNQQPPEEPYANFRPHLQELGFEPGWGNTAGRISETLELLEQLIDNPQPAILEAFVARVPAIFRVVLVSIHGWVGQQDVLGRDETLGQVIYVLEQARSLENKLQAEIKLAGLDLIGIQPHVIILTRLIPNCEGTECNLKLEKIHDTENAWILRVPFGEFNPDITNNWISKYEIWPYLETFAQDAEKELLTQFQGCPNLIVGNYSDGNLVASLISRSLKVTQCNIAHSLEKPKHLFSNLYWQDLEDHYHFSAQFTADLISMNAADFIITSSYQEIVGTPDTIGQYESYKCFTMPELYHVINGIDLFSPKFNMVPPGVSENIFFPFSQKDRRNPQLTNQLHDLLFEREHPQILGKLDHPNKRPILTIAPITSVKNLTGLAECFAKNRELQERCNLIFITTKLYVNQATNPKEAEEIQRLHDIINQYELHGNIRCIGMRLPSHELGEAYRVIADSQGIYVHFARFESFGRSILEAMVSGLPTFVTKFGGAVEIIEEQEDTFHINPTDFKATAHQILSFIDQCETQPERWTEVSQMMSQRIINKYNWHLHTSQILLLAKIFRFWNFAAPENKSAKNRYLETLFHLIFKPRSEKILSQHIQGSLSMKN
- the cbiE gene encoding precorrin-6y C5,15-methyltransferase (decarboxylating) subunit CbiE, giving the protein MTRKWLSIVGIGEDGLQGLSAIARSLIDQAEVIFGGDRHLAMLPPDDPRPKIAWTSPISTSIAEIIRRRGESICVLASGHPFCYGVGVTLTRQIPLEEMTIIPAPSTFSLACAKLGWSFTETETLSLCGRPASLLQSYIYPNAKLLILSEGKDTPAIVAEILTNRGYGGSKITVLEHLGGIHERIIEGTAADWHETEIAPLNAIAVNCIADTGVIPLPRLPGLPDNAYHHDGQLTKSEVRAVTLAKLAPTPGELLWDVGAGCGSISIEWMRTHSRCGAIAIEQNSSRLGYIADNAAALGTPHLKIISGKAPLILQDLPTPDAIFIGGGVTAPGLFDICWNALRPGGRLVANVVTVEGEQILFKWYEQVGGSLTRIAIQRAEPIGKFLGWRAMSPVTQWRGIKD
- a CDS encoding precorrin-8X methylmutase encodes the protein MSDYIRDANEIYSKSFAIIRAEANLDVLPPDVAKVAVRLIHACGMTDIVNDLGYSSTAVQTGRAALAAGAPILCDCRMVAEGITRKRLPANNQVICTLYDVEVPALAKRLGNTRSAAAVELWRLHLEGAVVAVGNAPTALFRLLEMLEEGVLKPALILGFPVGFVGAEESKAALAANSKGVPFLTLHGRRGGSAIAAAAVNALATEEE
- a CDS encoding Uma2 family endonuclease, which translates into the protein MVANPEIYVTPEEYLDMEEQSDIKHEYIDGYIYVMAGALDSHVTIAGNLFALLRNHVRGSGCRTYIADMKARIESLNRFYYPDVMVTCDQRDQETPAYKRFPTLIVEVLSDSTEAFDRGDKFADYQLLETLEEYVLINTKRQRVECFRRNHQGLWVLQSYTAEKTSFRLNSIDFEATIAELYEDVVFERC